TGATCGTGAGAAATTTCAGAGATGTGCAACAGACCGCTCACACCGCCGATATCGATAAATGCACCATAAGGCTTAATACCGCGCACGGTACCAATCACCACCTCACCAACTTCCAGGCGGTTCATCTTACGCTCAACCAGCGCCCGACGATGACTGAGGACTAGGCGGTTACGATCTTCGTCTACTTCTAGGAATTTTAAGGGTAGCTCTTCGCCAACCAACTCTTCTTTGGGCTTACGAGTACTGATGTGAGAACCAGGAATAAAGCCACGCAATCCTTCAATTCTGACCAGCGCACCACCTCGGTTGGTCGCAAATACGCTAGAACGAACCGTCGCATCTTCTGCTTGCAACTGACGGACTCGCTCCCAAGCTCGCATGTATTCAATTCGACGAATAGACAGAGTCAACTGTCCATCTTCATTCTCATCCGTCAAAATGAAAAATTCGCGAGTTTCGTTCGACTGCAATACTTCTTCAGGAGCGTCAATGCGGTTAATTGACATTTCCTGAATGGGAATATAAGCAGCCGTCTTAGCACCGATGTCAATCAGAGCGCCCCTCGGTTCCAAGCTGAATACTGTGCCGGCGACCACATCGCCAGGGCTGAAATGATAATCGTATTTGTCGAGTAGGGCTGCAAAATCGTCGTGTGTAAAGCCAATGTCCTTAGCCGTTGTTTCCTGATTGACCATGCTAATTGTTTCCCAGTGTCTAATCTATTTGGTAAGTTTCGTCTCCTATCGATGTACACGCACGTTTACTAATGTGCAGCCTACACCTGTATCCCCCCCAAGCACTATTGTAGGAGATCTGCTCTAGATGGTTTGTGGGTTCAGAAGAACTATCATAACGCAATAGCTTCCCCCGCTAATATCTTTAGAGGGGTTTTTATGAATTTCTATAA
This DNA window, taken from Trichocoleus sp. FACHB-46, encodes the following:
- a CDS encoding 30S ribosomal protein S1; translation: MVNQETTAKDIGFTHDDFAALLDKYDYHFSPGDVVAGTVFSLEPRGALIDIGAKTAAYIPIQEMSINRIDAPEEVLQSNETREFFILTDENEDGQLTLSIRRIEYMRAWERVRQLQAEDATVRSSVFATNRGGALVRIEGLRGFIPGSHISTRKPKEELVGEELPLKFLEVDEDRNRLVLSHRRALVERKMNRLEVGEVVIGTVRGIKPYGAFIDIGGVSGLLHISEISHDHIDTPHSVFNVNDEVKVMIIDLDAERGRISLSTKQLEPEPGDMVKNPQVVYEKAEEMAAKYREQLRAQQEGVTIEEVPAAVEEAEEEVVEAAAPEEVAEEQPSAVEI